One Vicugna pacos chromosome X, VicPac4, whole genome shotgun sequence DNA window includes the following coding sequences:
- the LOC140692014 gene encoding testis-expressed protein 13D-like: MALDFGDHASGFRHNEVIRFINNEVLMNGGGPDFYVTFRSRPWNEVEDRLRVVVADSQMPRPLKRACVWSALALSVRVGARQREQDACQVQRLQNQVEEREAASWALAAELQRLRVEREEAAVQLRCARVALQQVMDERDMLRVRLLQVERSTQVAPPAHDTVPVPVPPAEQLGATAWPMDAEKQGKMMTTGAQGVPQSEAQVAAPAAVLYVPGPQSPWAQAMQPPLPVPVPYPFHVPFQMGFPHSTPLLPSAVMEAEAATTATAAAETQMLTLGIYPPGPWAAVGAQEKMAPLCDQSFYGQEEYPENLQGEYPLEDSRSHSQEEGPVCPQGMTSLGDRKSHSQEEEPEKPQGTAPLGESRSHGQNKCPVMPQEMYPSGNSKSHSKEGPERPQGTSPLRGSTSCGVRKSPKKQESQEQKAKQPKGKKASDSQHRGKKSASRFSAKNWECLSCKGMNFPWRKTCYKCKNVCVAVESESLDPGQTH, translated from the coding sequence ATGGCCTTGGACTTTGGGGACCACGCCAGTGGGTTCCGCCACAACGAGGTGATCAGGTTCATCAACAATGAGGTTCTCATGAATGGGGGTGGCCCCGATTTCTACGTGACCTTCCGCTCGCGGCCCTGGAATGAGGTGGAGGATCGGCTCCGGGTGGTCGTGGCTGACTCGCAGATGCCGCGCCCCCTCAAGAGGGCCTGTGTCTGGAGTGCGCTGGCCCTGAGCGTGCGCGTGGGGGCGAGGCAGCGGGAGCAGGATGCCTGCCAGGTCCAGCGGCTGCAGAACCAGGTGGAGGAGCGCGAGGCGGCTTCCTGGGCCCTGGCTGCCGAGCTACAGCGCCTGCGCGTGGAGCGCGAGGAGGCAGCCGTGCAGCTACGATGCGCACGGGTCGCCCTACAGCAGGTGATGGATGAGCGCGATATGTTGCGTGTGCGACTGCTCCAGGTCGAGAGATCCACCCAGGTCGCCCCACCGGCTCATGATACGGTGCCGGTGCCTGTGCCTCCAGCTGAGCAGCTTGGGGCCACAGCGTGGCCCATGGATGCAGAGAAACAGGGCAAGATGATGACTACGGGGGCACAAGGCGTgccacagtcagaggcccaggTGGCAGCCCCGGCAGCTGTGCTTTATGTGCCGGGACCCCAGAGCCCATGGGCCCAGGCCATGCAGCCTCCTCTGCCAGTGCCGGTGCCATATCCATTCCATGTGCCATTCCAAATGGGCTTCCCACATTCGACACCTCTACTACCCTCTGCAGTTATGGAAGCAGAAGCAGCCACAACAGCCACAGCGGCAGCGGAAACCCAGATGCTTACTTTGGGGATCTACCCACCTGGCCCGTGGGCTGCAGTGGGGGCCCAGGAAAAGATGGCCCCACTGTGTGACCAGAGTTTCTATGGCCAGGAGGAATATCCTGAGAACCTCCAGGGTGAATATCCCCTGGAggacagcagaagccacagccaaGAGGAAGGTCCTGTGTGTCCTCAGGGGATGACCTCCCTGGGGGACAGAAAAAGCCACAGCCAGGAAGAAGAACCTGAGAAGCCCCAGGGGACAGCCCCCCTGGGAGAAAGCAGGAGCCACGGCCAGAACAAATGTCCAGTGATGCCCCAGGAGATGTATCCCTCAGGGAACAGCAAGAGCCACAGCAAAGAAGGTCCAGAGAGGCCCCAGGGGACATCTCCCCTGAGGGGCAGCACAAGCTGTGGTGTGAGAAAAAGCCCAAAGAAACAGGAGTCTCAGGAGCAGAAGGCCAAGcaaccaaaagggaaaaaagcctCGGATTCCCAGCATCGGGGAAAGAAGTCTGCCTCACGCTTCAGTGCAAAGAATTGGGAGTGCCTGTCCTGTAAAGGGATGAATTTCCCCTGGCGCAAGACCTGCTATAAATGCAAGAACGTCTGCGTGGCAGTTGAGAGTGAAAGCCTGGACCCAGGACAAACTCACTAA